In Amphiura filiformis chromosome 2, Afil_fr2py, whole genome shotgun sequence, one DNA window encodes the following:
- the LOC140142558 gene encoding uncharacterized protein, with protein MREYHDLYHKSDVLLLADVFENFRKTSLENYELDPCWYYTAPGLTYDGMLKTTSKRLELLTEYDKALFFENENRGGVSTISTRYAKANNKYMGADYDPSEPTKHIVYIDANNLYGWAMSQPLPVGNFEWMSSKELDNWREIPCTLEVDLEYPKELHDLHNDFPLAPERLIVNEVEKLIPNLNDKEKYVIHHVALKQCLELGLKLTKVHRGIKYREEAFMKSYIDKNTSLRTKAESEFEKDFFKLMNNAVFGKTMENTRNRVNVHLVNSEHKAIKLAAKPNYERNTIFDENLIAVHMKKIKLYFNKPIYLGASILDIAKTKMYDFHYNYIKKKYGNKAKLCMTDTDSLLYEIETEDFYEDIALDVDRYFDTSNYPADHPSGIPTGKNKKVPGMFKDEAGGKQIVEFVGLRAKLYSFRMHEGNEEKRCKGTKKCVVKKKITFDDYKKCLFSETPQMRTMNVIRSYKHEVYTEEVNKVALDAKDDKRLILDDKVHTHAYGHYAT; from the coding sequence ATGAGGGAGTATCACGATCTGTATCACAAGTCGGACGTTCTCCTTTTAGCCGACGTgttcgaaaatttcagaaaaaccaGTCTGGAAAACTACGAACTGGATCCTTGCTGGTACTACACGGCTCCCGGATTAACCTACGATGGCATGCTAAAAACGACGTCCAAACGTCTCGAACTCCTCACGGAATACGATAAGGCTTTGTTTTTTGAAAACGAAAATAGAGGTGGGGTTTCTACGATATCTACCAGATATGCCAAAGCCAACAACAAGTACATGGGTGCCGATTACGATCCGAGCGAGCCCACCAAGCACATCGTATACATCGACGCGAACAACCTATACGGATGGGCCATGAGTCAACCGCTTCCGGTCGGTAACTTCGAGTGGATGTCGTCAAAAGAGCTAGACAATTGGCGCGAAATCCCGTGCACTCTTGAAGTGGATTTGGAATATCCCAAAGAGCTGCACGACCTTCACAACGACTTTCCCCTAGCTCCAGAAAGACTGATCGTGAACGAAGTGGAAAAACTAATTCCGAATCTGAACGACAAGGAAAAGTACGTTATCCACCACGTGGCTCTGAAGCAGTGCTTGGAGCTTGGACTCAAACTGACCAAGGTTCACAGAGGGATAAAATACCGAGAGGAAGCCTTCATGAAATCATACATCGACAAGAATACCAGTCTTCGAACAAAAGCTGAATCGGAGTTTGAAAAggattttttcaaactgatgaaTAACGCGGTTTTTGGCAAAACTATGGAAAACACCAGAAATCGCGTCAATGTCCATCTCGTGAATTCGGAACACAAAGCCATCAAATTAGCCGCGAAACCCAACTACGAGCGAAACACaatctttgatgaaaatcttaTAGCGGTTCACATGAAGAAAATCAAACTGTACTTCAACAAGCCGATATATCTCGGAGCGAGCATCCTGGATATTGCAAAGACGAAGATGTACGACTTTCACTACAATTACATCAAGAAAAAGTACGGAAACAAAGCGAAGCTCTGTATGACAGATACCGACTCGCTACTTTATGAAATCGAGACCGAAGATTTTTACGAGGATATTGCACTAGACGTGGACCGCTACTTTGACACTTCCAACTACCCAGCTGATCATCCGTCGGGAATTCCGActggaaagaacaaaaaagttcccGGCATGTTCAAGGACGAAGCCGGAGGAAAGCAGATAGTGGAATTTGTTGGACTGAGAGCAAAGTTGTACTCTTTCAGAATGCACGAGGGAAACGAGGAAAAGAGATGTAAGGGTACGAAAAAATGTGTCGTCAAAAAGAAGATCACTTTTGATGACTACAAGAAATGTCTTTTTAGCGAGACTCCACAGATGAGAACCATGAACGTTATTCGAAGTTACAAACATGAAGTTTATACTGAAGAGGTTAACAAAGTCGCTCTCGACGCTAAAGACGACAAAAGACTTATACTAGATGATAAGGTTCACACTCACGCCTATGGACACTATGCTACATAA